A genomic window from Candidatus Denitrolinea symbiosum includes:
- a CDS encoding nucleotide exchange factor GrpE — MTDKKHKHHESKQPHEIPVEATAEQPQVDVAELMAKLEEAEAQVAEHREGWQRAQAEFVNYKNRIQRDAEMQRANMKGDIVQKILPVLDDLDLALQNRPVDDAWAGGIELIARKFLSILESEGVKRIEVEGQLFDPNFHEAISHEPNDDVPGEHVIAVVRNGYTLGERVIRPALVRVAQ; from the coding sequence ATGACCGACAAAAAACACAAACACCACGAATCCAAACAACCCCATGAGATCCCCGTCGAAGCGACGGCGGAACAGCCGCAGGTTGACGTCGCCGAATTGATGGCGAAACTCGAAGAGGCCGAGGCCCAGGTCGCGGAGCATCGCGAGGGCTGGCAGCGCGCGCAGGCGGAATTCGTCAACTATAAGAATCGCATCCAGCGCGACGCGGAAATGCAGCGCGCCAACATGAAGGGCGACATCGTCCAGAAGATCCTGCCCGTGTTGGACGACCTCGACCTGGCGCTGCAAAACCGTCCCGTGGACGACGCGTGGGCGGGCGGAATCGAATTGATCGCGCGCAAATTCCTGTCCATCTTAGAGTCCGAGGGCGTGAAGCGCATCGAAGTGGAGGGGCAGCTCTTCGACCCGAATTTCCACGAGGCCATCTCGCACGAACCGAACGACGACGTCCCCGGCGAACACGTCATCGCGGTGGTGAGGAACGGATACACATTGGGCGAACGAGTCATTCGACCGGCATTGGTCAGGGTGGCGCAATAA
- a CDS encoding flavin reductase: MTETESLRLAMRAWTTGVAVILAEHEGESYGMTVNSFSSLSINPPLVTVTLRNDTRVFALADKSRAFHLVILSESQKGLAEDFAGRLHGAERMDSLGRGASLLDEGLARLDCRVIHTYAAGENTLFVAEATRASVRSTDHPLVYHNRGYHRIA; the protein is encoded by the coding sequence ATGACCGAAACTGAATCCCTGCGCCTCGCCATGCGCGCCTGGACGACCGGCGTGGCCGTCATCCTCGCGGAGCATGAAGGCGAATCCTATGGAATGACCGTCAACTCGTTTTCCTCGCTTTCCATTAACCCGCCGCTGGTGACGGTGACCCTGCGGAACGACACGCGCGTCTTCGCCCTGGCGGACAAGTCCCGCGCGTTTCACCTGGTCATCCTCTCGGAATCCCAAAAAGGACTGGCCGAGGACTTTGCCGGGCGGCTGCACGGCGCGGAGCGCATGGACAGCCTGGGGCGCGGCGCCTCCCTCCTCGACGAGGGGCTGGCGCGGCTGGACTGTCGCGTGATCCACACTTACGCGGCGGGCGAGAACACGCTCTTCGTCGCCGAGGCGACGCGGGCCAGCGTCCGCTCCACGGATCATCCGTTGGTGTATCACAACCGAGGGTATCATCGCATCGCGTGA
- a CDS encoding DNA repair protein RadA, which yields MAKTHTRYVCQQCGRVSATYMGKCPQCGNFNSMIEEVVHEEPAAKKSAVRGLTGRSSPRPISEVSGDAEDRIPLPIGEFARVLGGGIVPGSIILVGGDPGIGKSTLMLQMAMEMGKSQRVLYASGEESERQIKMRGARLTGSRAGSMPEALFLVTETNLEVILNHVREVKPDLLIVDSIQTTYLSALDSSAGSVSQVRECASQLRELAKSSGITVFVVGHVTKEGNIAGPRVLEHIVDTVLYLEGDRFQAYRLLRSVKNRFGATSEVGVFEMREGGLIEVTNPSEAFLAERMVNAAGSAIAVTMEGTRPILVEIQGLTSPTQFGNARRTPNGVDFNRLLLITAVLTRRVGLKLGEQDIFVNVVGGIQIEEPAADLAVAAAIASSWRDAPVRADAVLIGEIGLAGELRMPGQMVPRLREAQKLGFKTAIVPKAIRKGEAYPKGIEVVEVRSVEQALQAALKADK from the coding sequence ATGGCAAAAACCCACACCCGCTACGTCTGCCAGCAATGCGGACGCGTCTCCGCCACGTATATGGGGAAATGCCCGCAGTGCGGGAACTTCAACTCGATGATCGAGGAAGTCGTCCACGAGGAGCCAGCCGCGAAGAAGAGCGCCGTGCGCGGGTTGACGGGACGCTCGTCGCCGCGCCCCATCTCGGAGGTCAGCGGCGACGCGGAGGATCGGATCCCGCTCCCCATCGGCGAGTTCGCGCGCGTCCTGGGCGGGGGAATCGTCCCCGGCTCGATCATTCTCGTGGGCGGCGACCCGGGCATCGGCAAGTCCACGCTGATGCTGCAAATGGCGATGGAGATGGGGAAGAGTCAGCGGGTGTTGTACGCCTCGGGCGAGGAGTCGGAGCGGCAGATCAAGATGCGCGGCGCCCGCTTGACGGGATCCCGCGCGGGGTCCATGCCGGAGGCGTTGTTCCTCGTCACCGAGACGAATCTCGAAGTCATCCTGAATCACGTGCGCGAGGTCAAGCCCGACCTGTTGATCGTCGACTCGATCCAGACTACGTATCTCTCGGCGTTGGATTCGAGCGCGGGATCGGTCTCGCAGGTGCGCGAGTGCGCGTCGCAGTTGCGCGAACTGGCGAAGTCTTCGGGCATCACGGTGTTCGTCGTCGGTCACGTGACGAAGGAGGGCAACATCGCCGGGCCGCGCGTGCTGGAACACATTGTGGACACGGTGCTGTATCTCGAAGGCGACCGTTTTCAGGCGTACCGCCTGCTGCGCTCAGTGAAGAACCGCTTCGGCGCGACCTCGGAGGTGGGCGTGTTCGAGATGCGCGAGGGCGGACTCATTGAAGTGACCAATCCCAGCGAGGCCTTTCTCGCGGAACGGATGGTGAACGCGGCCGGTTCGGCCATCGCGGTGACGATGGAGGGGACGCGCCCGATCCTCGTCGAAATTCAGGGGCTGACTTCGCCGACCCAATTCGGCAACGCGCGCCGCACGCCCAACGGCGTGGACTTCAACCGCCTGCTGCTCATCACCGCGGTGCTCACGCGCCGCGTGGGACTCAAACTCGGCGAGCAGGATATTTTCGTCAACGTGGTCGGCGGCATCCAGATCGAGGAGCCGGCCGCGGACCTGGCCGTGGCGGCGGCCATCGCGTCTTCGTGGCGCGACGCGCCCGTCCGCGCGGACGCGGTGTTGATCGGCGAGATCGGTCTGGCGGGCGAGTTGCGTATGCCCGGTCAGATGGTTCCGCGTTTGCGCGAGGCGCAGAAACTTGGGTTCAAGACCGCCATCGTCCCGAAGGCGATTCGCAAGGGCGAGGCCTATCCGAAGGGAATCGAGGTGGTGGAAGTGCGTTCGGTGGAGCAGGCGTTGCAGGCGGCGTTGAAAGCGGACAAGTAG
- a CDS encoding diacylglycerol kinase family has protein sequence MQRALFLYNPTAGRFSVEPFLKSAIRTLADSDWKVEALATQSGEHATSAARQAALEKFDAVFASGGDGTIGQAAAGLVGAETALGILPSGTANVLALEFGLPVFSWTRWWALKDNARTLANAPVHAVDVGICNGQPFLLWAGMGLDAMTIHAIEPRIRVEKFFSFPEYFVTTVRNASQWSGVRLRLWADNVEVEGNFMVAVANNIRRYMGGYAVLSPEAYMDDGEFDLWLLSGNNLGDALMRAYELWRGRHLHSDTARRIPFHTLRVVAETPFLVQTDGEPRPETRDALITIQPRALRMLVPPRALHLLSKI, from the coding sequence ATGCAACGCGCCCTCTTCCTCTACAATCCCACGGCGGGCCGATTTTCCGTCGAACCGTTCTTAAAATCCGCGATCAGGACCCTTGCCGATTCCGACTGGAAGGTCGAAGCGCTCGCCACCCAAAGCGGGGAGCACGCGACCTCGGCGGCGCGGCAGGCCGCGCTGGAGAAGTTCGACGCGGTCTTCGCCTCGGGCGGCGACGGCACCATCGGCCAGGCCGCCGCGGGGCTGGTCGGCGCCGAGACCGCGCTCGGCATCCTCCCCAGCGGCACGGCCAACGTCCTCGCCCTCGAATTCGGTCTGCCGGTCTTTTCGTGGACGCGCTGGTGGGCGCTCAAAGACAACGCGCGCACGCTGGCGAACGCGCCCGTCCACGCGGTGGACGTGGGCATCTGCAACGGACAGCCCTTCCTGCTCTGGGCCGGCATGGGACTCGACGCCATGACCATCCACGCCATCGAGCCGCGCATCCGCGTGGAAAAATTCTTCTCCTTTCCCGAATACTTCGTCACCACCGTCCGCAACGCCAGCCAGTGGAGCGGCGTGCGCCTGCGCCTGTGGGCCGACAACGTGGAAGTGGAGGGCAACTTCATGGTGGCCGTCGCCAACAATATCCGCCGTTACATGGGCGGATACGCCGTCCTCTCTCCCGAAGCATATATGGACGACGGCGAATTCGACCTGTGGCTGCTCAGCGGCAACAACCTCGGCGACGCGCTCATGCGCGCCTACGAGCTCTGGCGCGGCCGCCATCTCCACTCCGACACGGCGCGCCGCATCCCGTTCCACACTCTGCGCGTCGTCGCCGAAACGCCCTTCCTCGTCCAGACCGACGGCGAGCCGCGTCCCGAAACGCGCGACGCTCTCATCACCATCCAGCCGCGCGCCCTGCGGATGCTCGTCCCGCCCCGGGCGCTGCACCTGCTTTCCAAGATATAA
- a CDS encoding DNA methylase produces the protein MPTNKLNDLDSKTWLKFQKSWFIHNPPPRKKGTLVHPAKFPETMAQEFIEFFTKRGQAVLDPMAGTGSTLVAALRAGRNSYGVELNSKYAEIAKQIIADERASLGSQVEGLRSEIINGDASHITNYQLPTIDYVLTSPPYWDMLRARGAETQKKRRASADLDVFYSDDPNDLGNVDDYESFLAKLVDIYVRLKPLLREKAYLTIIVKNVKKGGKIYPLAWDIARELGKTYTLKDEKIWMQDNQSLAPYGLGSAWVSNTFHHYCLQFRNE, from the coding sequence ATGCCGACAAACAAACTCAACGACCTTGACTCGAAAACCTGGCTGAAGTTTCAAAAATCGTGGTTCATCCACAATCCGCCGCCGCGCAAAAAGGGGACTCTCGTCCATCCCGCCAAATTCCCCGAGACGATGGCGCAGGAGTTCATCGAATTCTTCACCAAGCGCGGACAGGCCGTCCTCGACCCGATGGCGGGGACGGGTTCGACCCTCGTCGCCGCCCTGCGCGCGGGACGCAATTCCTACGGGGTGGAGTTGAATTCCAAATACGCGGAGATCGCGAAACAAATTATTGCCGATGAACGCGCGTCGCTCGGATCGCAGGTCGAAGGTCTAAGGTCGGAAATCATCAACGGCGACGCTTCCCATATTACCAATTACCAATTACCAACCATTGATTACGTTCTGACCTCCCCTCCCTACTGGGACATGCTCCGCGCCCGCGGCGCCGAGACCCAAAAGAAGCGCCGCGCCTCCGCCGACCTCGACGTCTTCTACTCGGACGATCCCAACGACCTCGGCAACGTGGACGATTACGAATCCTTCCTCGCCAAACTCGTGGACATTTATGTACGGCTGAAGCCGTTACTACGTGAGAAGGCGTATCTCACCATCATCGTCAAGAACGTGAAGAAGGGCGGGAAGATCTATCCGCTGGCATGGGATATTGCCCGCGAACTCGGCAAGACCTACACCCTCAAGGACGAAAAAATCTGGATGCAAGATAACCAGTCCCTCGCGCCGTATGGATTAGGGTCGGCGTGGGTGAGCAATACGTTCCATCATTATTGCTTGCAGTTCAGGAATGAGTAA
- a CDS encoding molecular chaperone DnaK: MAKIIGIDLGTTNSVAAFMQGGEPIVIPSAEGERLVPSVVAINKNGERLVGRVARNQAITNPTNTVFSIKRFMGRRADDAEVKRAQGLVPYAVESAPNGDVRVKMGERDYSPPEVSAMILAKIKADAEAYLGETVTQAVITVPAYFNDAQRNATKDAGKIAGLEVLRIINEPTASSLAYGLDKKKNETIIVYDLGGGTFDVSVLEVGDGVFEVKSTSGDTFLGGDDFDLRIMDFLADQFKRDNGIDLRNDRQALQRLKEASEKAKIELSTTMQTEINLPYITADASGPKHLVTTLTRAKLEQLTGDLIERTVGPIKQALSDAGLTAGQINEVVLVGGMTRMPAVQEVVRKFFGKEPHKGVNPDEVVAVGAAIQAGVLGGEVKDILLLDVTPLTLSIETLGGVATPQIERNTTIPTRKSQVFSTASDSQTQVEIHVLQGERPMAADNKSLGKFILDGIPPAPRGVPQIEVTFDIDANGILKVTAKDKATGRTQHITITASSGLSESEVEKMRKDAEAHAEDDRKRKELIEARNQADNTVYTAEKALKEFGDKVPADVKSEIEAKSAEVKKAAETDNVDAIKAATESLGQVIQKIGASVYQQPNVGESPTGQSDADPDVVEGEVKE; encoded by the coding sequence ATGGCAAAAATCATCGGAATTGACCTCGGCACCACCAACTCGGTCGCGGCCTTCATGCAGGGCGGCGAACCCATCGTCATCCCATCCGCGGAGGGGGAGCGACTCGTCCCCTCGGTGGTGGCGATCAACAAGAACGGCGAGCGTCTGGTCGGACGCGTGGCGCGCAACCAGGCCATCACCAACCCGACCAACACCGTCTTTTCGATCAAGCGTTTCATGGGCCGCCGCGCGGACGACGCCGAAGTCAAACGCGCCCAGGGACTGGTCCCCTACGCGGTCGAATCCGCGCCGAACGGCGACGTGCGCGTGAAGATGGGCGAGCGCGACTACAGCCCGCCCGAAGTCTCGGCGATGATCCTCGCCAAGATCAAAGCGGACGCGGAAGCCTATCTCGGCGAGACGGTCACGCAGGCGGTCATCACCGTCCCCGCGTATTTCAACGACGCCCAGCGTAACGCCACAAAAGACGCGGGCAAGATCGCCGGTCTCGAAGTGCTGCGCATCATCAACGAGCCAACCGCCTCATCCCTCGCGTACGGCCTCGATAAAAAGAAGAACGAGACCATTATTGTCTACGACCTCGGCGGCGGAACCTTCGACGTATCTGTGCTGGAGGTGGGCGACGGCGTCTTCGAAGTCAAATCCACCAGCGGCGACACCTTCCTCGGCGGCGACGACTTCGACCTGCGCATCATGGATTTCCTCGCCGACCAGTTCAAACGCGATAACGGCATTGACCTGCGCAACGACCGCCAGGCGCTGCAACGCCTGAAGGAAGCCTCCGAAAAAGCCAAGATCGAACTCTCGACCACGATGCAGACCGAGATCAACCTGCCCTACATCACCGCGGACGCGTCGGGGCCGAAACATCTGGTGACGACCCTCACCCGCGCCAAACTCGAACAACTGACGGGCGATCTCATCGAACGGACAGTGGGGCCCATCAAGCAGGCCCTGTCCGACGCGGGGCTGACCGCGGGACAGATCAACGAAGTGGTGCTGGTCGGCGGGATGACGCGCATGCCCGCCGTGCAGGAAGTGGTCCGCAAGTTCTTCGGCAAGGAACCGCACAAGGGCGTCAACCCCGACGAAGTCGTCGCGGTCGGCGCGGCGATTCAGGCGGGCGTGCTGGGCGGCGAGGTGAAAGACATCCTCCTGCTCGACGTCACGCCGTTGACCCTGTCCATTGAGACGCTGGGCGGGGTCGCCACTCCACAGATCGAGCGCAACACGACCATCCCGACGCGTAAATCGCAGGTCTTCTCCACCGCGTCCGACAGCCAGACGCAGGTTGAGATTCACGTCCTGCAGGGCGAGCGCCCGATGGCGGCGGACAACAAGTCGCTGGGAAAATTCATCCTCGACGGAATCCCGCCCGCGCCGCGCGGCGTCCCGCAGATCGAAGTGACCTTCGACATCGACGCCAACGGCATTTTGAAAGTCACCGCGAAGGACAAGGCCACAGGACGCACGCAGCACATCACCATCACCGCCTCGTCCGGGCTGAGCGAATCCGAGGTGGAGAAAATGCGCAAGGACGCCGAGGCCCACGCCGAAGACGACCGCAAGCGCAAAGAACTCATTGAAGCGCGCAACCAGGCCGACAACACGGTCTACACGGCGGAAAAGGCGCTGAAGGAATTCGGCGACAAAGTCCCGGCGGACGTAAAGTCCGAGATCGAGGCGAAGTCCGCCGAGGTCAAGAAAGCCGCGGAGACCGACAACGTGGACGCGATCAAAGCCGCGACCGAGTCGCTTGGGCAGGTTATCCAGAAGATCGGCGCCAGCGTCTACCAGCAGCCCAACGTCGGCGAGTCGCCGACCGGTCAATCCGACGCGGACCCCGACGTGGTGGAAGGGGAAGTGAAGGAATAG
- a CDS encoding molecular chaperone DnaJ: MSNRDYYEVLGIQRNASDDEIKGAFRKLARQYHPDVNKEPDAEEKFKEINEAYGVLSDAEKRARYDRFGKAGLGNTGGFHDYTADFGDIFEELFNQFGFGMGGRRAGRKSPRRGRDLQMEVTLTFEEAVFGVEKEIEFSRDETCSTCGGSGAEPGTTPVKCAACQGQGEVRQVRQTFLGSMVQTAVCPQCNGRGEIISSPCKTCRGSGLEHKKIQKKVSIPAGVDHGTQIRLAGEGGLGVYGGPNGSLFLALNVKPHTYFKRRENDILLNLDINIAQAALGADIKVPTLDGDDNLKIPSGTQPGKIFRMRGKGVPYLRRSGRGDQLVIVNVEVPTKLNREQRELMEKLAETLGTTVKPKEKGFIDWLNEAFGG, encoded by the coding sequence ATGTCTAACCGCGACTACTACGAAGTCCTCGGCATTCAGCGGAACGCGTCGGACGATGAGATCAAAGGCGCGTTCCGCAAATTGGCGCGCCAGTATCATCCCGACGTGAACAAGGAGCCGGACGCCGAGGAGAAATTCAAGGAAATCAACGAGGCCTACGGCGTGTTATCGGACGCGGAGAAGCGCGCCCGCTACGACCGCTTTGGCAAGGCGGGACTCGGCAACACCGGCGGCTTCCACGATTACACCGCGGACTTCGGCGACATCTTCGAGGAGCTCTTCAACCAGTTCGGATTCGGCATGGGCGGCCGCCGCGCGGGACGCAAATCGCCGCGCCGCGGCCGCGACCTGCAAATGGAAGTGACGCTGACCTTCGAGGAGGCCGTCTTCGGCGTGGAGAAGGAGATCGAATTCTCGCGCGACGAAACCTGCTCGACCTGCGGCGGGTCCGGCGCGGAACCGGGGACGACTCCCGTGAAGTGCGCCGCCTGCCAGGGACAGGGCGAGGTGCGCCAGGTGCGTCAGACTTTCCTCGGTTCGATGGTGCAGACGGCGGTCTGTCCGCAGTGTAACGGGCGCGGCGAGATCATTTCCTCGCCGTGCAAAACCTGCCGCGGCAGCGGGCTGGAGCATAAGAAGATTCAAAAGAAGGTCAGCATCCCCGCGGGCGTGGATCACGGGACGCAGATCCGGCTGGCGGGCGAGGGCGGGCTGGGAGTCTACGGCGGCCCGAACGGAAGCCTGTTCCTCGCGCTGAACGTGAAACCGCACACATATTTCAAGCGCCGCGAGAACGACATCCTGCTCAACCTCGACATCAACATTGCGCAAGCCGCCCTCGGCGCGGACATCAAAGTCCCGACGCTGGACGGCGACGACAATCTCAAAATCCCATCCGGGACTCAGCCGGGAAAGATCTTTCGCATGCGCGGCAAAGGCGTGCCGTATCTGCGCCGCAGCGGACGCGGCGACCAGCTGGTGATCGTCAACGTGGAAGTGCCGACGAAGTTGAACAGGGAACAGCGCGAGTTGATGGAGAAACTTGCCGAGACGCTCGGGACGACAGTCAAGCCGAAGGAGAAGGGATTTATTGACTGGCTGAACGAGGCGTTTGGGGGGTAG
- a CDS encoding heat-inducible transcription repressor HrcA, whose amino-acid sequence MTTITDRQRSLLLLIIRDYIETAQPVGSKRLADRYRLDLSPATIRNEMAALTELGYLRQPHTSAGRVPTEEGYRLFVGQMMNQAELPASVQQTISHQFHQSRADMGQWMTLAASVLARQSQGASLVTAPHPERVRFKHVELISTQGRQLLMVLVMIGGEISQQVLTLAEPVSQERLSQTASRLSSTLSGRGLDEISALPARSDALEQDILTLVLADLRRMEESVSGQIYTDGQTNLLAEPEFAEPDEARRALKLFEKRGALQDLLARTSTGASVGGLQVLIGGEGGWEELRQCSMVLARYGVPGLATGMLGVLGPMRMSYAKTIPTVRFVAGLLSDLVTENIGGE is encoded by the coding sequence ATGACAACCATCACCGACCGCCAGCGCAGCCTGCTCCTCCTCATCATCCGCGACTACATCGAGACCGCCCAACCCGTCGGCTCGAAGCGGCTCGCGGACCGCTACCGCCTCGACCTCAGCCCGGCCACCATCCGCAACGAGATGGCCGCGCTCACCGAGTTGGGCTACCTGCGCCAGCCGCACACCTCCGCCGGCCGCGTCCCCACCGAGGAAGGCTATCGCCTGTTCGTCGGTCAAATGATGAACCAGGCCGAACTGCCCGCCAGCGTCCAGCAAACCATCTCGCACCAATTCCACCAGTCTCGCGCAGACATGGGCCAATGGATGACCCTCGCCGCCTCCGTCCTCGCCCGCCAATCGCAGGGCGCGTCGCTGGTCACCGCGCCGCATCCCGAGCGCGTCCGCTTCAAACACGTGGAATTGATCTCGACGCAGGGACGGCAGCTCCTCATGGTACTGGTGATGATCGGAGGCGAAATCTCGCAGCAGGTCCTGACGTTGGCGGAACCCGTCTCGCAGGAACGACTCAGCCAGACCGCCTCGCGTCTCTCCTCCACCTTGAGCGGGCGCGGCCTCGACGAGATCTCCGCCCTCCCGGCCCGCTCCGACGCGCTCGAGCAGGACATCCTCACCCTCGTCCTCGCCGACCTGCGCCGCATGGAGGAAAGCGTCAGCGGGCAGATCTACACCGACGGCCAGACCAACCTCCTCGCCGAACCCGAATTCGCCGAGCCAGACGAAGCCCGCCGCGCCTTGAAACTCTTCGAGAAGCGCGGCGCCCTGCAAGACCTGCTCGCCCGCACCTCCACAGGAGCCAGCGTCGGCGGACTGCAAGTCCTCATCGGCGGCGAAGGCGGCTGGGAGGAACTGCGTCAATGCTCGATGGTCCTCGCCCGCTACGGCGTCCCCGGACTCGCGACCGGCATGCTCGGCGTCCTCGGCCCGATGCGCATGTCCTACGCGAAGACAATCCCCACCGTGCGCTTTGTGGCGGGATTGCTGTCCGATCTTGTGACGGAAAATATCGGCGGCGAGTAA
- a CDS encoding pilus assembly protein, whose amino-acid sequence MNIRIAPKGQGLVEYALILVLVAIVVFAVLLLLGPVIGNAFSTINNSLSSL is encoded by the coding sequence GTGAATATCCGGATAGCGCCGAAGGGGCAGGGACTCGTGGAATACGCGTTGATTCTTGTTCTGGTTGCCATTGTTGTTTTTGCCGTCCTCCTGCTTCTGGGCCCCGTGATCGGAAACGCGTTCAGCACGATCAATAACAGCCTGTCTTCGCTGTAG
- a CDS encoding DNA-binding transcriptional regulator, IscR family, which yields MQITRQADYAVRAVLHLARMGDNQRAATSAVAKEQNIPPSFLAKIISQLSIAGLLHTSRGARGGVTLARDPQNISLLEVIEAIDGPIQLNECTGENGLCSFDAECPLRPIWCEAQADLVNRLKGTNFAQLMAQA from the coding sequence ATGCAAATCACTCGTCAAGCAGACTATGCCGTTCGCGCGGTTTTGCATCTGGCTCGCATGGGCGACAACCAGCGCGCCGCCACCAGCGCGGTGGCGAAAGAACAAAACATCCCGCCCTCTTTTCTCGCCAAGATCATCTCGCAACTGTCCATCGCCGGGCTGCTCCACACCTCGCGCGGCGCGCGCGGCGGCGTGACGCTGGCGCGCGACCCGCAGAACATCAGCCTGCTCGAGGTCATCGAGGCGATTGACGGGCCGATCCAGCTGAACGAATGTACCGGCGAGAACGGCCTGTGTTCGTTCGACGCCGAATGTCCGCTCCGCCCGATCTGGTGCGAAGCGCAGGCAGACCTGGTCAACCGCCTGAAAGGGACCAACTTTGCGCAGTTGATGGCGCAAGCATGA
- a CDS encoding RNA polymerase sigma-70 factor: MPEPEYKEEEALARASQGDKDAFGLLYERYAERIFNYVYYRTGNVHDAEDLTARVFQRAMNHIHNYTDRGVPFSAWLYRIAHNLVANWHRDRSRKQEIPLDELPALTTRDEHPETSLVRTEEQDVLLRVIRRLPAERQSLLILKFVENLSNAEIGQIMGRSEGAVKSLYHRTLLALRDEIGGHVQFTKGD, from the coding sequence TTGCCGGAGCCAGAATATAAAGAAGAAGAGGCGCTTGCGCGCGCTTCCCAGGGCGACAAAGACGCCTTCGGGCTGCTATACGAGCGTTACGCCGAGCGCATCTTCAACTACGTTTACTATCGGACGGGAAACGTACACGACGCGGAAGACCTGACGGCGCGGGTCTTCCAGCGGGCGATGAACCACATCCACAATTACACGGATCGCGGCGTTCCCTTTTCCGCCTGGCTGTACCGCATCGCTCACAATCTGGTCGCCAACTGGCATCGCGACCGCAGCCGCAAACAGGAAATCCCGCTGGACGAACTGCCCGCGCTGACGACGCGGGATGAACACCCCGAGACCAGTCTCGTCCGCACCGAGGAGCAGGACGTTCTCCTGCGCGTCATCCGCCGGCTGCCGGCCGAAAGACAGTCCCTGTTAATTCTAAAGTTCGTGGAAAACCTTTCCAACGCGGAGATCGGCCAGATCATGGGACGCAGCGAAGGCGCGGTCAAAAGCCTGTACCACCGCACCCTGCTGGCCCTGCGCGACGAGATCGGCGGTCACGTCCAATTCACCAAAGGAGATTAA
- a CDS encoding lipid-binding degV protein, translated as MLRVLTDGAIDIPEGWDKQYDIQLIPINIHFGEKTYIQNVDMDSEAFYREIEANKNHPKTSQPSPHQFAEFIRKTYPKGETIISIHVTSKLSGTYASCVAAAEELKGEYNVIPFDSMGGSVGGAFMCRTVHLMSKAGKSAEEIVKHLEALRDKTFIFLTLDNLEFAKRSGRIGALSAALASLLNVKPIARLQDGLLHMVEKVRTRKAALLRVVEMAAEVVGDSPVAVGAVHSRDLESARLLLAEAKQRLNVRESVFADLSISLAINLGPGTVGLVLYPAE; from the coding sequence ATGTTGCGAGTATTGACAGACGGAGCCATAGACATCCCCGAAGGCTGGGACAAACAATACGACATCCAACTCATCCCCATCAATATCCACTTTGGCGAAAAGACCTACATCCAAAACGTGGACATGGACTCGGAGGCTTTTTACCGGGAGATCGAAGCCAACAAGAATCACCCCAAGACCTCCCAGCCCTCGCCGCACCAGTTCGCGGAGTTCATCCGCAAGACCTACCCCAAAGGCGAGACCATCATCTCCATCCACGTCACCAGCAAACTCTCCGGCACCTACGCCTCCTGCGTGGCCGCGGCCGAGGAACTCAAAGGCGAGTACAACGTCATCCCGTTCGACTCGATGGGCGGAAGCGTGGGCGGCGCGTTCATGTGCCGCACGGTCCACCTCATGTCGAAGGCCGGCAAAAGCGCGGAGGAGATCGTCAAACATCTCGAAGCCCTGCGCGACAAGACCTTCATCTTCCTCACGCTCGATAACCTGGAATTCGCCAAACGCAGCGGACGCATCGGCGCCCTCTCGGCCGCCCTCGCCTCCCTCCTGAACGTCAAGCCGATCGCCCGCCTCCAGGACGGCCTGCTCCACATGGTGGAAAAAGTCCGCACGCGCAAAGCCGCCCTGCTGCGGGTGGTGGAAATGGCGGCGGAAGTCGTCGGCGATTCGCCGGTCGCGGTGGGAGCCGTCCATTCCCGCGATCTCGAATCGGCCCGGCTCCTCCTCGCCGAGGCGAAACAGCGCCTGAACGTTCGGGAATCCGTCTTTGCCGACCTGTCCATCTCCCTCGCCATCAACCTCGGGCCCGGCACGGTCGGGCTTGTGCTATATCCTGCCGAGTGA